In the genome of Coregonus clupeaformis isolate EN_2021a chromosome 1, ASM2061545v1, whole genome shotgun sequence, one region contains:
- the gnptg gene encoding N-acetylglucosamine-1-phosphotransferase subunit gamma isoform X2, translating into MAVLNSTGMSGYGKKRPAHLHRLAGKCYSYIESTYKYEFCPFHNITQHEQSFRWNAYSGILGIWQEWEIVNNTFLAMWMREGDACGNENRRTKVILTCGGSSKLAQVSEPTTCVYSLTFETPLVCHPHSLLVYPTLSDKLQMEWDEAEQALYENLITEQGYNNILRDIFEDAGFLKSQKVKEKPEITTTSKTHDSLQKCNEDVRKQSEEIARLQALLTQHNIPHESKAAKAKIPVTVQNRHLRGDNGLIADLL; encoded by the exons GACCAGCACATCTCCACCGACTAGCAGGAAAGTGCTACAGTTACATAGAGTCCAC GTATAAATATGAATTCTGTCCATTCCACAACATCACCCAGCATGAGCAGTCATTCAGGTGGAATGCTTACAGTGGCATACTGGG AATCTGGCAGGAGTGGGAGATTGTGAACAACACCTTTTTGGCCATGTGGATGAGAGAAGGAGATGCCTGTGGGAATGAAAATAGGAGAACAAAG GTCATTCTGACCTGCGGTGGAAGTAGCAAGTTGGCTCAAGTGTCAGAGCCCACtacctgtgtgtattctctaacCTTTGAGACCCCACTTGTATGCCACCCGCATTCTCTCTTAG TGTACCCAACTCTGAGTGACAAGCTGCAGATGGAATGGGATGAAGCCGAACAAGCCCTCTATGAGAACCTCATTACTGAGCAG GGCTACAATAATATACTGAGGGATATTTTTGAGGATGCTGGTTTCCTAAAGAGCCAAAAGGTAAAGGAGAAGCCGGAGATCACAACTACCTCAAAGACACATGATTCCTTGCAGAAATGCAATGAG GACGTCCGTAAACAGAGTGAAGAGATTGCGAGATTGCAAGCTCTTCTCACTCAACATAACATTCCCCATGAGTCAAAGGCGG CTAAGGCGAAGATTCCAGTGACTGTGCAAAATCGGCACCTGAGGGGGGACAACGGCCTCATCGCAGACCTACTCTGA